The Nocardioides ochotonae genome segment GCATTCGGCAGTGGCTTGCCGTCGAGCCCGACCTTGCCGCCGACCGTCAGCGGGGTGGCAGGGTCGAAGCGCACGTCTCCGACGAAGCCGCTGATGTGGCTGGCGAACGAGCGCGGCGTGTCGTCGGCGGGCAGCTGGGTGACGTAGACGGCGAGCTCGCCAGGGGTGAGCTCGCAGCGCAGGTGGTACCAGGTCCCGGGCAGCACCCGCTCGCTGGCGTGCACCACGAGGGTGTCCTCCGAGCCGGTGACCGTGCACCCCGGGCGGCGCTGGTCGAGCTCGGCCTTGAAGAAGCCCGGATCGTTGGACAGCCCGCGTTGGACCAGGTTGTCGCCGTTGTCGACGGCACTCGTGCCGGTGGCGCGGTCGACGCGGAAGTCGGCACCCCAGACGAACGGGCGGGTCCCGGGCTCCAGCAGGTCGCGGGAGCCGACGGGGCTCACCGCGACGATCGCCCGCGGGTACGGGGCAGGGTCGGGGGAGAACGCCGGGAGACGCAGTGCCGGGTCGCCGCCGGGGCTGGTGCCGCGCACGGTCATCCGGCCGCCGTCCAGGGAGAGCGTCCGCACCGTGACCTCGGCCGAGCCGCGCTGCTCCGCCCGGCCGGCGGCGTTGGCGCCGAGCAGCACCACGGAGTCCGCCGGGGCACGGGCACGGGTCGGGGCCAGCGGGGTGCCGCCCGCCCCGGCGGGGTCGGGGACCACCGTCGAGGAGGCGCAGGCGGGCACGGTGAGCAGCCCGGCGAGCGCCGCGGCGGCGGGCCCGCGGGAGCGGGCGGCCCTCATCGGGACGCCCGGGTCGAGGAGTCGGCGGCGGAGCCCGCGAGCAGGTCGCGCGCCCCCGTGAGCAGCGCCGCCACCTCGTCGGGGCGCACCCAGTCGTCCTCCCAGCGCTCCGGGCGCGACGGGTCGAGCGGGTCGCCGGTGGCCAGGGCCAGGCCCAGCGCCCGCTCCGCGATCGTCGCGGCCCACAGGGCGGCCACGCCCGCGTCGCAGGCGCGCGGCAGCGCCGCCGCGCGCAACAGGTGCCCGGCGTCCGCGAGCAGGGCGGCCGGCGTCGCGGCGGACAGGCGCTCGCCGCGCTCGCGGCGCACCCCGGCGTACCAGTGCAGCGCGTCGAGCCCGGCGACCGCGTCGGGCTCGCTGGACTCCCAGTCCCAGCACCACAGCGTGCCGGCGCCGTCGCGGGCGACGTTCCACGGCGTGAGGTCGCCGTGCCAGCGGGTGGTCACCGGGACCTCGGTGGGCACCCCGGCGAGGGTGTCGAGCAGGTCGCCGGTGAGCGCCAGGAGCGGACGGGTGGTCGGGCTGGGGGCGCCGAGGGCGTCGAGGCGGCGGCGCAGGGCGCGGAACTGCCCGGTCGCGGCGATCGGGGCGAGCCGGTCGCGCGGGCACAGCACCGCCAGCTCCTCCGCCGAGGGCGCCGGCACCGGGCCCCGGACCGCCCGGACGTCCAGCGGAAGCGGTGCGGTCACGACGTACGGCTGGGCCCCCAGGGTGCCCGACGCGAGCGGGCGGGGGACCCGGACCCGGCCGTCGTACGGCCCCTGCTCGAGCGCGGCGGTCTCCGCGCGGATGCCTGCGGCGCTGGCGGCGTCCCAGCCCAGCTTGGCGAAGCCGCGGGGACGACCCTCGGGGTCGACGAGCTGGAGGGTGGCCTTGCGGTTGGCGCCGGTCCGCACGCCGATCGAGGCCAGCAGCGGCCCGGCCCCGAGGACGCCCTCGAGGATCCCGAGCGGAAGCCTGCCGTCGGCCCCGCCCGTCGCGTCACCCGTCGCCTCGCCGGTTCCGGCATCGGGCTCGTCGGGGACCTGCACCGAGAGCCGCGGGAACGGCATCCCCATCCGGGTGGTGACGGCGGCGCCGAGCACCGAGCGCTGGAGCGCGGTCGCCCCCGAGCGCAGGCCTCGGTAGTTGAGCAGCGCCCCGCGCAGGGCGGCGCTGGGCACGTCGGGGAGCAGGATGCTCGCGCGGGAGATCGAGGGCAGCACCAGGTAGCGCTCGACCTCGTGCCAGCCCGGTTCCGGGGCGTGGCGGGAGAGGCGCAGCCGGCCCGCACGCAGCGCGGGTCCCCACAGCTGCTCGGCGACGTGGGCGAGCGGGCCGTCGAGGTCGGGTGCGAGCCCGGGGACCCCGGGCGGCGAGGCGGTGTCGGTGGGCGAGGACGGGGCAGGGGCGGCAGGCCTGGTCACGTGCGAGGTCTCCGAGGGGCGAGGGCGAGCGTGGATCCTCAGGCTGGGCGGGGTCGCGCACCGGCCGCGGCACCCTCGGGACGACGTACCCAAATCGGGGTAGCGGGTGCGGCCCTGCGCGAGCCCCCGCCGGGCGGCGGGCGACAGTGGGCCGGCGACCTGCCCGGGGGGTGGGTCGTCCGAGGAGGGGTGGCGATGAGTACGACGCCGGTCGCGGCCGTGCCGGACCCGGCGGGCCTCACGGGGGAGCTGCGGGCCACGGCCCGCGGTGGTGCGCTGAGCCTGCTGGGCTCGCTGTTCGGCACCGCGATGGGGTTCGTCCTCGTGCTGGTCCTCGCCCGCCAGCTCGGGCCGTCCGGCTCCGGCCTGGTGCTCCAGGCGATGGGCATCTTCATGATCTGCCTCAGCCTCGCGCGCCTGGGCACCGACACCACGGCGGTCTGGCTGGTGCCCCGGTTGCGCCACGAGCAGCCGGCCCAGGTCCGTGCCGCGTGCCTGCTGCTGCTGGGGCTCGCCGGGACCGCCGGGCTGACGGTGTGGGCCTGCTGGCTGCTGCTGCGCCCGGTCCTGATCGGGCACGGCATCGACGTCGTCGACTCGGGCGCGCTCGGCGCCGTGCTCGGCGGGGTGCCGCTGGCCGCCGTCATGCTCGCCGCGCTGGCCGCGACGCGGGCCTTCGGCGGCGTGGTGCCCTACACCCTCATCGGCAACGTCGGAGTGCCGCTCGCGCGCCCGGTCGCGGTGCTCGCCGGGACCCTGGCGGGTGGCGCGGTCGTCACCGCCGGGATCGCCTGGACCGCCCCGCTCGTGCCGGGGGTGATCGCGGCGGTCTGGGTGCTGCACCGTCAGGTCACCCGCTTCGAGCGCACGCACGCCCTGCCCGTCGTCCGGGTCGCCGACCCGGCGCTGCGGCGCCGCGCGCTCGGGTTCGCGCTGCCCCGCACCCTCTCAGCAGGCCTCGAGGAGTCCCTCGTCTGGCTCGACGTGGTGCTCGTCGGGCTGATCGCTGGGCCCGCGGCCGCCGGTGTGTACGGCGCCGCGACCCGTTTCGTGGGCGCCGGGTCCGCGCTGCTCCAGGCAATGCGGATCGTGGTCGCGCCCCGGTTCAGCGCGATGCTGGCCCGCGGACGGCGCCAGGACGTGCAGGACCTCTACGACGTCACCGGCACCTGGATCGTGCTGGCCGGCGCACCGGTCTTCGTGCTGCTCGCCGCGCACGCCGGCACGGTGCTGGGTCTGCTGGGACCGGGGTTCGACAGCGGCGCGCGGGCCGTCGTGGCCCTGTGCGTCGGCGGCCTGGGCATGCTGGTGGGCGGCAACGTGCAGTCGCTGCTGCTGATGTCGGGCCACAGCGGCTGGGCCGCCGCCAACAAGGGCGTCGTGCTCGCCGTGAACGTCGCGGCCAACCTGGCGCTGATCGCGCCCTTCGGGATCACCGGCGCGGCGATCAGCTGGGCGGCCTGCGCCTGGCTGGACACGCTGCTCGCGGTGCTCCAGGTGCGCCGCTTCACCGGCGTCCGGCTCGCCGTGGTCCCGCTGGCGCGATGCCTGCTCGTCGTGCTCGTTTGCGCCGGCGCAGCGTCCTGGCTGGTGCGCGCCCAGCTCGGCGAGGGCCTCCTCGCCCTGCTCCTCTCGGTGCTCCTCACCGTGGTCGCCGTGGGCGGGTACGCCGTCGCCGACCGTCGCCGGCTGCACACCGCCGAGCTCGCCGCCCTGCTGCCGGGCCGGTCGACCTACTCGGGCACCCACGTGCGCAAGTAGTCCACCGCCATCGTGGCCCGGGACCAGTCGGTGCTGGCGTCGGGCTTTCCGCCGTAGCTGCCGCCGATCTGCATGTTGATGCGCAGGTTCCAGCGCTTGCCGGCCTCGTAGTACTTGTTGAACCAGTCGGGATCGCCGCTACGCCAGGTGGCCGTGGTGACCCCGTCGACCGTCATGACGATCCGTCCGGGGGTCTTCTCCACGACGTAGGTGTGCCATCCCGTGCCCGCCGGGTCGCCGAGCCGGGCGAAGGGGTAGGTCAGCGCGGACTGGCGGTGCTGGGCGCCGTAGTCGGTGTGGATGGTCTGGTGCACCAGAGGCCGCGCGGCCTCGCGGCCGTAGGTCTCGACCAGGTCGATCTCGCCGCCGGACCCGTCGGTCGGGCGGAACCACAGCGGGGCCGCCCACAGGCCCTGCTGCATCGGCACCCGGGCCCGGATCTCGGCGCGGAAGCGGTTGGGCACGGAGTAGTGACGGTTGGTGTCGACGTAGCCGGAGGTGTACTGGCGCCCGCCGGCGCTCTCCCGCCGGCCCTCGATGACCAGGACGCCGTCGCGCACGCGGGTGTTGGCGGCGAGCAGATAGCTGTCCTCGTTGCTGTTGTAGGTGCGGTCGCGGACGTTCCACCGGTTCGGGTCGAGGGTGTTGAACTCCTCGTTGATGTCCAGGGCCCAGCCCTTGACCTGCGACGGGCCAAGGTCGGGGGAGGGGGACCGGGGGTCGTCGCGCAGGGATCGCGGCAGCCGCACCCGGTAGATCGGGCTGCGTCGGCCCTCGCTGCCGACGAGGGCGGCGCGGCGGCCGCGCCGGACCTCCAACGACTCGCCCTTCTGGCGGGCCGGGAGCGCGATGCGGGTGCCCTTTCCGCCGACCTTGCGGTAGCCGAACGCGTCGTCCTCGGTGCCGAGCACCAGGAAGTCGCCCTCGGGTGCGAAGGAGCCGGCGGTCACGTCGGCAGGAGCGCGGGCGACGCGGGTGAGCCGGTTGACCCGGTCGGCGCGCAGCCGACGCGGCGCGCGGTAGATGCCGCCGGCGCCCTTGGACCTCGTGACGATCAGGATCCGCCCGCTGCGGGGCCGCACCAACAAGGTGTCCGCGTCGTGCGGGCCGTCGGGGTAGGCGAGACGGAACCGCGTGGCACGCACCCGTGCCGAGGCGACCCGGCGCGGCTCGCGCACGCGGTAGACGCTGATCTGCTTTCGCACGGCGCGGTTGTCCCCGATGTCGCCGGCCCACAGGGTGTGGTTCGGGCCGGCGGCGACGTCCTCCCAGTCCAGCGCGGAGGCGTTGGACAGGCGCAGCACCGCGCGGGTGCGGCCCTGGGTGCCGATCGCGAAGAGACGCGGCCGGTCGCCACTGTCGTTGTGGGTCCACAGCAGCGGGCGGTTGAAGGTGCTGGCCGCCAGCCCGCTGGACTCCTTGATGCGCGGGTCGTTGAGGCGGCGCACGATCGGTGCGGCGGCCGGCGCCCCCGACGGGACAGGTGCGGCCGATGACACGGGTGACACGGATGATGCTGGGGAGGCCGGTGCCGCGACCGCCGCGGCCAGGGGAAGCGCCAGCGCGCCGGCGGCGAGGGGGGCCAGGAGGCGGCGCGCGCTGCGGCGCGGGCTTCGGCGCCGGGCCGTCGGCCGGGGCGGAGGGGTGGGCTGATGCATGGGCTGATGCATGGGGAGTGCGCTCCCTCGGCGGCCGACGCCGACTCCGACAGCTCGGTGTCGGTGGTTCCGCCCGGACCTGCCGGACGGGTGTCGCCGTCGTGCCGCGGTGTGGGGAATGGAGGATGGCATGGCGATCGACCGCCCCGGGCGACGGCCTCCGGTGGACGCTACTGCTGTTCTGCTGCCCTTCAGAGGCGCTGGCGGGTCATCTTTTTTGAGGTACGCGAGCGGGTCGTCCTCGGGTCGCGGCTCGACGGCTCAGCCGGCCGCCTCGCGCAGCCCGTCGCCGGCCACGACGTACTCCTCGCCCGTGCGGGGGCACCGCCAGGAACCGGGCCCGGTCTCCTCGAGCGGTACGCCGGCGCGCCCCACCCAGCCGACCCGGCGGGCCGGGACGCCGGCCACCAGCGCGAAGTCGGGGACGTCGCGGGTGACCACGGCGCCCGCGGCGACCATCGACCAGCGCCCGAGGGCCACCGGCGCGATGCAGACCGCGCGGGCGCCGACGCTGGCGCCGGTGCGGGCCACGACGCCGACGACGTCCCAGTCCGCGGCGGTCTTGAGCGCGCCCTCCGGTGTCACGGCGCGCGGCAGCAGGTCGTTGGTGAAGACCACGGCGGGGCCGATGAACACGCCCTCCTCGACCCGGGCCGGCTCGTAGACCAGCGCGCCGTTCTGCACCTTGCAGCGCGCCCCCATCACGACGCCCGGGCCCACGTAGACGCCGCGCCCGATCGTGCACTCCGCCCCGATCTCGGCGTGCTCGCGGATCTGGGCGAGGTGCCAGACCCGGGCCCCGGGACCGAGGGTCGCGCGCGGGTCGACGTCAGCGGAGGGTGCGACGGTGGCGTCGGTGAGGGCCGCGTCGGCGGTGTCGGGCATGGCGCTCCTCGTGCAGGGCTCGACCAGGTCACCGTGAGCGTGCGGCCGGACCCGGCCACGGCGCCGGGGGCCGGGGGCGGCATACCCAGAACTGGGCAGTGCTGACCGGCCGTTCCCGCGGCGAGCCACCGGGAGGGCCCACGGCGGGTTCCCTCATATGAGGGAAACCTCGTTCCTAGGGGTGCCGCTGCGGTACCCGGTGCGGTGATGCTGACGGCGCCCGGCACACCGATGTGCCGGGGGGCGGGCTCGGAACACCGTCCGTGGAACCCGGCTTCCGACCCGAGGTGATGTGTGAGGTGAGCGATCTCGCCAGCCGTCCTGGTGTGCGACCCGAGCAGCTTCGGGAGCGTGAGGGGCCACGGACCCGTGACGGGCAGGAGGCGTCGCCGACGCGATTGCTGGTGGCCTCGGAGCTGCCGCTCGTGGCGGAGGCGATCCGTGCCGCCCTCGGCGGGCGCGGCTTCGTCGCCATGGCGCTCCACGTGCGACTGGGGGGCGTCTTCGCCGCCCAGGAGCGGGCCGTGCGCCGCTTCGCCCCCGACCTGATGCTGGTGGCCAGCGAGCTGGTCCGCCCGCGCCGGCTCCACGACGTGCAGGTGCTGCTGCGCGAGCTCGCGCTGCCGACCGTGGTGCTCACCGAGCGTGAGCCGGGGCCGGTGTGGGGCGCGCTGCTGGAGAGCGGCGCGGCCGCCGTGCTGCCCAGCTCGGCGGTCCTCGACGAGGTCGAGCACACCCTGCGACGGGTCCTCGCCGGGGAGGGCATCGTCGCCCCGACGAGGCGTGAGCAGCTGCTCGCCGCCTGGCGGGCCACCGAGCGTGAGGGCGCCGACCTGAGCAGGCGGGTCTCCGCGCTCACCCCGCGCGAGCTGCAGACCCTGCAGCTGCTGCACGCCGGCCGCACGGTGCTGGAGATCGCCGAGCTGTGCCGGGTCGCCGACGGCACGGTGCGCAGCCACGTCCGGGCGATCCTGCGCAAGCTCGCGGTGAACTCCCAGCTGGCCGCGGTCGCGGCGTACGGCAGGTTCCTCGAGCTCGACCGGCCCCGCTGAACTGGATGGGCTGAGCTGGATGGGCTGAACCGGCGGCTCGGCGTGCCTGATTTTGAGGGAGTACGCCGAGCAACGGCTCGCAGGCCCTGCGGCGGGTCACAGAGTGTCGGCAACGGCTGGGCCGGCTCGGTGTCCGGGACCCGCCACCCACCCGGCACCCGAGCAGGACAGGCACGACGTGAACCGCAGCGACCGAGACGACCCGAGCCGACCCCGGCGCCCACACCGACGAGGCGCCCGCGCCGTCGGCCTCCTCCTCGCGCTGGGCGGGGTGCTCGGCGGAGTGGTCGCCGGCGCGGGGCCGGCACCGGCGCTCGGCGCCTCGGCCGCGTCCACGTCCCCCGGGGTGCCCCCGGCCCCGTCGCCCGCCACCGCCGGACTCGCGGCGCTGAGCCCGGCCGCGCTGGCCACGAGCGCCGTGTCCGACCCGTGCGGGCCCGCCGGCAACGAGATCACCTGCGAGAACAGCCGTCCCGGCACGGACCGGGAGGTCTGGGACGACATGTGGGGCGCCGGCAGCCAGGAGATCCAGGGGTTCTCCACCGAGATCAGCGTCGACGTCGGCCAGCGCGTGGACTTCAAGATCGACACCGACGCGCCGGACTACGACATCACCATCTACCGCACCGGCTACTACGGCGGCGACGGTGCGCGCCGCATCGACTCGGTCCGGCGCATCGTCACCCCGCCCCAGCCGGACTGCATCGACGAGGAGAGCACCGAGCTCTACGACTGCGGCAACTGGGCGGTCTCGGCCTCCTGGCAGGTGCCGCAGACCGCGGTGTCGGGGGTCTACCTGGCCCACCTGGAGATCCCGGGCACCCGCGAGAGCAGCCACATCACGTTCGTGGTGCGCGATGAGGACAGCGACGCCGACGTCGTCTTCCAGACCTCCGACCCGACCTGGGTGGCCTACAACGACTACGGCGGGTCGAACTTCTACTGGGGCGGCCCCCGCGGGCGGGCCCTCAAGCTCAGCTACAACCGGCCGATGCTGACCCGCAACGGTCCCGGCGGGCGCGACTTCTACTTCTCCAACGAGTACCCGCTGGTCCGCTTCCTCGAGCGCAACGGCTACGACGTCAGCTATCTCGCCGGGGTCGACACCGACCGGCGCGGGCACCTGCTGAGCAACCACGACGTCTTCCTCTCCGTCGGGCACGACGAGTACTGGAGCGGCGCGCAGCGCGCCAACGTCGAGGCCGCGCGCGACGCCGGGCTGAACCTGCAGTTCCTCAGCGGCAACGAGGTGTACTGGCGCACCCGCTACGAGCCGTCCGCCGACGCCTCGCACACGCCGTACCGCACCCTGGTGGCCTACAAGGAGACCTGGGACCGGGCGAAGACCGATCCGGCCCCGGAGTGGACGGGCACCTGGCGCGACCCCCGCTTCGCCCCACCCAGCCAGGGGGCAGGCCGGCCCGAGAACGCGCTGACGGGGACGCTCTACCAGGTCAACCACGTCGACCTCCCGGTCACCGTGAACGCCCGCGAGGGACGCACCCGGCTGTGGCGCCACACCCCCCTGGCCTCCCTGCCCACCGGCGGGCAGGCGGTGCTCGCCCCGCACACGGTGGGCTATGAGTCCAACGAGGACCTCGACAACGGCTTCCGTCCGCCCGGCCTGGTGCGGCTCTCGACCACGACCGGACCGACCCAGGAGTACCTCACCGACTTCGGCAACACGGTCGAGCCGGGCACGACGACCCACCACACCACGCTCTACCGCGCCCCGAGCGGCGCGCTGGTCTTCAGCGCCGGAAGCGTGCAGTGGACCTGGGGGCTCGACGAGCAGCACGACAGCCCGTTCGCGCCGGAGCCCGCCGACCCGCGGATGCAGCAGGCGCAGGTCAACCTGCTCGCCGACATGGGCGCCCAGCCGCGCACGCTGGAGGCGCACCTCACCGCGACCACCGCGTCCACCGACCGGGTCGGCCCGACGGTCACCGTCACCTCGCCCGAGGCGGGCGCGAGCCGGGCGAACGGCGCCCGGCTCAGCGTCTCCGGCACCGCCACCGACAGCGGCGGCCAGGTCGCCGGGGTGGAGGTCAGCACCGACGACGGCGACACCTGGCACCCGGCGACCGGCGCCGGCACCTGGAGCTATGCCTACACCCAGCGCGGGGTCGCGGCCGAGACGATCCGGGTGCGCGCCATCGACGACAGCGCGAACATCGGCCCGGTCGTGACCCGCGCGATCACCGTGACCTGTCCCTGCACCATCCACGGCGCCGACGAGCCCGCCCTGCCTCCCGCCGACGACCCCTCCGCCGCCGAGCTGGGCCTGCGCTTCCGCGTCGACGTCGACGGGTTCCTCACCGGCGTCCGGTTCCACAAGGCCGCGGGCAACACCGGCACCCACACGGGGTCGATCTGGTCGGCGGCCGGAGAGCGGCTGGCGACGGCGACCTTCGGCGCCGAGTCGGCCACCGGCTGGCAGCGCGTCGACTTCGCCACCCCGGTGCCGGTCCTCGCCGACGAGACCTACATCGCCTCCTACACGGCGCCGGCCGGGCACTACTCGGTGGCGCCCGACGCCTTCAGCGCCCGGCCCTGGCGACGCGGGCCGTTCACGGTCCCCGGCGGGTTCGGCGTACCCCCGTCCGGCGTCTACGCCGGGCCCGGCCGGCTCCCCACCGAGTCGAGCCGCAACACCGACTACTTCGTCGAGCCCGTCTTCAGCGTCACCGACACCTCGCCGCTGACGGTGCTCGAGCGCCACCCGCGCCCGGACGCCACCAGCGTCCCGACGGCCGGCGTCGTCCGCGCCCGCTTCTCCAAGCCCGTGGGGGCGGCGAGCGTACGCCTCGGCGTCGTGGACGCCAACGGCACGGCGGTGCCCGGCACCACGTCGTACGACGCCGCGAGCCGCACCGCGTCCTTCACCCCGGCCCAGGCACTCGCCGGCGGGGTCCGGCACACCGCGACCGTCCAGGCGACCGACGCCGCCGGGCAGCAGGTCAGCGGGACCCGCGAGTGGTCCTTCACCACCGCGGTGCCCCAGGGCCCGGTCGGGGTGTGCCCTTGCTCGCTGTTCGCCGACGAGCTCGCCCCGGTCCTGCCGGACTCCGGCGACCCCGAAGCGGTGACGATCGGCACCCGCTTCCGCAGCGACGTCGCCGGCACCGTGACCGCGATCCGCTTCTACCGTGCCGCCGGCAACACCGGACCGCACCGGGCGACGCTCTGGGCCGTCGACGGCGCACGGGTGCTCGCCGAGGGCACCGTCGAGTCGCCCTCCTCCGAGGGCTGGCAGACGCTCGTGCTCGACCAGCCGGTGCCGATCACACCCGGCACCGAGTACGTCGCGGCCTACCGCGCCCCGCAGGGCCGCTACTCGGTCACGCCCGGCGCCTTCGCCTCCGCCGATCTGTCCCGCGCCCCGCTGCGGGTGGACAGCCAGGCCGGCAGCTACACCTACGGCACCGGCTTCCCCGGGTCCCGGTCCTCGGCGAGCTACCTGGTCGACGTGGTCTTCGAGCGCCTGCCCGCCACGATCGCCGTGGAGGCCCAGGACCCGGTCGCCGGCGCGGTGGACGTGCCGCGCAGCCGGCCGGTGCGGGTCTGGCTCAGCGCGCCGGTCGCCCCCGGCGCCCGCCTGGACGTCGCCGTGGCCGGCAGCCCCGTGGCCGGGACGACCACGCTGGACGGCGGCGGCCGACGGCTCACCTTCACCCCCACCGCGCCGTACCCGGCGGCGAGCCTCGTGCGGGTCACGCTGCGCGACGTCGTCTCCACCGAGGGCGCGGTGCTGCCGACCCGCACTTGGGACTTCCAGACCCGGGACCCGGGCGTGCTGGACCCGCAGACGATCTTCGGCGACGCGGTCCCCACCGACTCGGCCGACGACTCCTCACCGGTCGAGGTCGGCACGGTGTTCTCCCCGAGCCGTGACGGCCAGATCCGGGCGCTGCGCTTCCTCAAGGGCACCGGCA includes the following:
- a CDS encoding oligosaccharide flippase family protein, with protein sequence MSTTPVAAVPDPAGLTGELRATARGGALSLLGSLFGTAMGFVLVLVLARQLGPSGSGLVLQAMGIFMICLSLARLGTDTTAVWLVPRLRHEQPAQVRAACLLLLGLAGTAGLTVWACWLLLRPVLIGHGIDVVDSGALGAVLGGVPLAAVMLAALAATRAFGGVVPYTLIGNVGVPLARPVAVLAGTLAGGAVVTAGIAWTAPLVPGVIAAVWVLHRQVTRFERTHALPVVRVADPALRRRALGFALPRTLSAGLEESLVWLDVVLVGLIAGPAAAGVYGAATRFVGAGSALLQAMRIVVAPRFSAMLARGRRQDVQDLYDVTGTWIVLAGAPVFVLLAAHAGTVLGLLGPGFDSGARAVVALCVGGLGMLVGGNVQSLLLMSGHSGWAAANKGVVLAVNVAANLALIAPFGITGAAISWAACAWLDTLLAVLQVRRFTGVRLAVVPLARCLLVVLVCAGAASWLVRAQLGEGLLALLLSVLLTVVAVGGYAVADRRRLHTAELAALLPGRSTYSGTHVRK
- a CDS encoding NACHT domain-containing protein, yielding MTRPAAPAPSSPTDTASPPGVPGLAPDLDGPLAHVAEQLWGPALRAGRLRLSRHAPEPGWHEVERYLVLPSISRASILLPDVPSAALRGALLNYRGLRSGATALQRSVLGAAVTTRMGMPFPRLSVQVPDEPDAGTGEATGDATGGADGRLPLGILEGVLGAGPLLASIGVRTGANRKATLQLVDPEGRPRGFAKLGWDAASAAGIRAETAALEQGPYDGRVRVPRPLASGTLGAQPYVVTAPLPLDVRAVRGPVPAPSAEELAVLCPRDRLAPIAATGQFRALRRRLDALGAPSPTTRPLLALTGDLLDTLAGVPTEVPVTTRWHGDLTPWNVARDGAGTLWCWDWESSEPDAVAGLDALHWYAGVRRERGERLSAATPAALLADAGHLLRAAALPRACDAGVAALWAATIAERALGLALATGDPLDPSRPERWEDDWVRPDEVAALLTGARDLLAGSAADSSTRASR
- a CDS encoding DUF4082 domain-containing protein, yielding MNRSDRDDPSRPRRPHRRGARAVGLLLALGGVLGGVVAGAGPAPALGASAASTSPGVPPAPSPATAGLAALSPAALATSAVSDPCGPAGNEITCENSRPGTDREVWDDMWGAGSQEIQGFSTEISVDVGQRVDFKIDTDAPDYDITIYRTGYYGGDGARRIDSVRRIVTPPQPDCIDEESTELYDCGNWAVSASWQVPQTAVSGVYLAHLEIPGTRESSHITFVVRDEDSDADVVFQTSDPTWVAYNDYGGSNFYWGGPRGRALKLSYNRPMLTRNGPGGRDFYFSNEYPLVRFLERNGYDVSYLAGVDTDRRGHLLSNHDVFLSVGHDEYWSGAQRANVEAARDAGLNLQFLSGNEVYWRTRYEPSADASHTPYRTLVAYKETWDRAKTDPAPEWTGTWRDPRFAPPSQGAGRPENALTGTLYQVNHVDLPVTVNAREGRTRLWRHTPLASLPTGGQAVLAPHTVGYESNEDLDNGFRPPGLVRLSTTTGPTQEYLTDFGNTVEPGTTTHHTTLYRAPSGALVFSAGSVQWTWGLDEQHDSPFAPEPADPRMQQAQVNLLADMGAQPRTLEAHLTATTASTDRVGPTVTVTSPEAGASRANGARLSVSGTATDSGGQVAGVEVSTDDGDTWHPATGAGTWSYAYTQRGVAAETIRVRAIDDSANIGPVVTRAITVTCPCTIHGADEPALPPADDPSAAELGLRFRVDVDGFLTGVRFHKAAGNTGTHTGSIWSAAGERLATATFGAESATGWQRVDFATPVPVLADETYIASYTAPAGHYSVAPDAFSARPWRRGPFTVPGGFGVPPSGVYAGPGRLPTESSRNTDYFVEPVFSVTDTSPLTVLERHPRPDATSVPTAGVVRARFSKPVGAASVRLGVVDANGTAVPGTTSYDAASRTASFTPAQALAGGVRHTATVQATDAAGQQVSGTREWSFTTAVPQGPVGVCPCSLFADELAPVLPDSGDPEAVTIGTRFRSDVAGTVTAIRFYRAAGNTGPHRATLWAVDGARVLAEGTVESPSSEGWQTLVLDQPVPITPGTEYVAAYRAPQGRYSVTPGAFASADLSRAPLRVDSQAGSYTYGTGFPGSRSSASYLVDVVFERLPATIAVEAQDPVAGAVDVPRSRPVRVWLSAPVAPGARLDVAVAGSPVAGTTTLDGGGRRLTFTPTAPYPAASLVRVTLRDVVSTEGAVLPTRTWDFQTRDPGVLDPQTIFGDAVPTDSADDSSPVEVGTVFSPSRDGQIRALRFLKGTGNTGTHVGTLWRVDGDSGVALARVTFTDETPDGWQRAVLAQPVPVAAGQTYVVSYLAPHGHYSSSPGYFSAPVTVGDLTAPAGGNGRFLYGPAGGFPTYSHGASAYFADVEYVPDATVAITGRNPVPSATGVATSARPSVTFSAPVRPTARLRLLVGGVEVPSTTRLSADGATLTAEPAGALPSDALVRVELSGVVSTAGATLADTTWSFRTVSQTHASTTLLGTQTPAVPAIAETDAVELGVSFTPAVAGDVTAIRFYKGPGNTGTHTGTLWSADGTPLTSVTFADETATGWQTAVLDTPYPVAAGTTYVVSYFAPRGHYSATSGFFADGWVSGPLSVPAGGNGRYRYGPQGGFPSASWGATNYFVDVVFRSPLP
- a CDS encoding glycoside hydrolase family 16 protein yields the protein MSPVSSAAPVPSGAPAAAPIVRRLNDPRIKESSGLAASTFNRPLLWTHNDSGDRPRLFAIGTQGRTRAVLRLSNASALDWEDVAAGPNHTLWAGDIGDNRAVRKQISVYRVREPRRVASARVRATRFRLAYPDGPHDADTLLVRPRSGRILIVTRSKGAGGIYRAPRRLRADRVNRLTRVARAPADVTAGSFAPEGDFLVLGTEDDAFGYRKVGGKGTRIALPARQKGESLEVRRGRRAALVGSEGRRSPIYRVRLPRSLRDDPRSPSPDLGPSQVKGWALDINEEFNTLDPNRWNVRDRTYNSNEDSYLLAANTRVRDGVLVIEGRRESAGGRQYTSGYVDTNRHYSVPNRFRAEIRARVPMQQGLWAAPLWFRPTDGSGGEIDLVETYGREAARPLVHQTIHTDYGAQHRQSALTYPFARLGDPAGTGWHTYVVEKTPGRIVMTVDGVTTATWRSGDPDWFNKYYEAGKRWNLRINMQIGGSYGGKPDASTDWSRATMAVDYLRTWVPE
- a CDS encoding LuxR C-terminal-related transcriptional regulator, whose translation is MASELPLVAEAIRAALGGRGFVAMALHVRLGGVFAAQERAVRRFAPDLMLVASELVRPRRLHDVQVLLRELALPTVVLTEREPGPVWGALLESGAAAVLPSSAVLDEVEHTLRRVLAGEGIVAPTRREQLLAAWRATEREGADLSRRVSALTPRELQTLQLLHAGRTVLEIAELCRVADGTVRSHVRAILRKLAVNSQLAAVAAYGRFLELDRPR
- a CDS encoding acyltransferase, with the translated sequence MPDTADAALTDATVAPSADVDPRATLGPGARVWHLAQIREHAEIGAECTIGRGVYVGPGVVMGARCKVQNGALVYEPARVEEGVFIGPAVVFTNDLLPRAVTPEGALKTAADWDVVGVVARTGASVGARAVCIAPVALGRWSMVAAGAVVTRDVPDFALVAGVPARRVGWVGRAGVPLEETGPGSWRCPRTGEEYVVAGDGLREAAG